The following is a genomic window from Hymenobacter sp. APR13.
GGGGCTTTTGTCGGAGGTGTTGAGCAGGTGGTAGGCGCCCAACATGGTCTGCTTCACCAGCAGCCCGGCCACCGATTCGGAGAAGCCCAGCTCGCGGCCGGCCTGCATCATGGCCTGCACGATGTAGTAGAAATAGGCCGGGCCGCTGCCGCTCACGGCCGTCACGGCGTCGAGCAGGCTCTCATCTTCCAGGAAGATAGAGCGGCCGGTGGCGTTCAACAGGTTCTCTACCTGGTGCAGGCGGCTGCGCTCCACTTCCGGTGCCGCCGAAAACCCGGTGATGCCCAGCCCCAGCAGCGCCGGCGTATTGGGCATGGCGCGCATCACCTGCTGGTGGCCCAGTTCGCGCTGCAGCCGCCCGATCGGGATGCCGGCCATGATGGACACCACCACCTGCGTGGGCTGCAGCACGGCCCGCAGGCCGGCCGCTATTTTATTGAAATCCTGCGGCTTCACGGCCACCATCACCACGTCGTAGCTACCCACGTGCGCTTCGAGCAGGCCGGTGGGCAAACCCTGGTGGGTGGCATCGAGCCGCTGGCAGTGCGCCGCGTCGCGCCCGAGCAGCAGCAAATCGGCGCGTTCCACGAGGTTGTAGTGCAGAAACGCCTTAGCGAAGGCCATGCCCATGTTGCCGCAGCCCAGGATTGCAATGCGAAGAGGAGTCATGGGGTGGTTGGTTGAAAAAGATGAATTGAGAAGGTAGAGGCGTTTTGAAGGTGTGCTTAACGCAGCCGGTGGCAATCCAGGCAAAGTAAGTAGGCGCTGACGCACTGCTATACAACCATACAATTTGGTTTATCCAACCTGCGCAAGAAGTTCGTGAATTACATAGCCAACTGCCAAAACCACGCATGTTGCCAGAATAACCAGCCCCAGAACAGACCCGCCAAACAACGCCATGAAACTATCCACTTCTGCCACGCCGGGTGTCAGCGGATCATGGATGACGCGGACGTACGCTCCGACAAGACCTTTCTCGCCATCTCCCAGCTCTGATACAAACTGCCACTGCTTGTCTTGGTACGAAAAGGCTATTATAGGCCTAAACCATCTGTCGCCCTCCTCGTCAACGCGTTCCACAAACCCTATTATTTCCCCGGTTTTATGCACTCCATAACGTTTCAGGTGGATAGCTCTTTTCAACGATGCCAATGCTTCGTTGAAGCTTCGCAACCACGTTCTGCTGAGTAAGACCATCAGCAGTATAATCACCAGCCAGTGCATAACGCAGGCTATTTAAACAACGCTTCCAGCTTGTTGGTGGCCGCTTCCCAGTCGTAGTGCTCCTGCACAAACCGGCGGCCCTGCTGGCCTAGCTCAGCGGCGGCGGCGGGGTCGTTGAGCAGGCCGATGATGAGGGCCGCCAGCTCCGGGGCCGACTCGCCCACCAGCAGATCCTGGCCGGGGCGGCCGCGCAGGGCGTTGTTGGCCAGCGGCGTGGTCACGCAGGGGCGCTCCATGGCCATGGCTTCCAGCAGCTTGTTCTGCAGGCCGGTGCCCACGCGCATGGGCGCCACAAACACCTGCGTGGCGGCGTAGGCGTCGCGGATGTCGGGCAGGCGGCCGCTGACCGTGACGGCGGCCGAGGCCAGGGCCAGCACCCGAGTCGAAGGTGTAGTGCCCGCAATCATCAGGCGGGCTTCGGGGTGCAGCTGACGCACCAGCGGCAGGATTTCCTCAGCCAGAAACACGGCGGCATCCACGTTGGGGTGGTAGCTCATGTTGCCGCAGAATAGCAGCTCGTAGGTAGGCTCGGTGGCGCGGGGCTGAAAAAACTGCGTGTCGATACCGTTGAGCACCACTTGAATCCGGGCCCGGTGCGGGTGCTCGATGAGCTGGCGGTCCTGGTCGGAGATGATGGTGTGGTGGCGGAACCAGTCGAACACCCGGGCCTCGTAGGAGCGCAGGCGGCGGCCTTCGCGCAGCCAGAGTGGCCGTTGCCAGAGTGGTGCATTCTCGGCCCGGCGTAGCATGCCTTTCGAAAACACGTCCATGTAGTCGAGCGTCATGGGCAGCTGCGGGGCGTGGGCGCGCAGGTAGTGCGCCATCCGGATCAGCTGGCAATACACATGGTCGGGCTGGAACTGGCGGATCAGGGCGTCGAGGTGGCCCTGGGCCGTGCGGTCGTGGAAGTAGCCCACCTGCAGGGGCAGCCCCTGCGCCAGGGCGCGGGTCATGTTGAGGGCAATGCCGGGGCGGCTGAGGTAGTGCACGTGCAGACCGCCGGCGCACAGCGGCTCCACGGCGGCGCGGTCGGCGGCCGTCACCGGCTCATCCGACAAAGCAAACAGGCACACCTCATGACGCCGGGCCAGATGGCGCAGCTGGTGATAGGCGCGTAGCTTGTCGCCCTTGTCGAGCGGGTACGGAAACCGGGACAGCAGTACAAGAAGCTTCATTGGGGGCAAACTTACACCGTTTCGGCCCGCCGCTGGCGCACCACGCTGTACAAATCCACGAAGCTTTCCACCACGCGGCGGTTGTCGTAGAGGCGCCGGATGGTGCGGGCCGCCTCCTGCCCAATCAGGCCCGACGCCAGCTCGCCGGCGTAGTAGCGGCCTAGCACGTCCAGCCAAGCGGCCGGCGTATCGCGCACCACAATGTCGAAGCCGTCTTTCACGTGGATGCCTTCGGCGCCCAGCGTGGTGCTCAGAATGCACTTGCCCTGGGCCATGCCCTCAATGATTTTGATGCGCATGCCGCCGCCGCTCAGCAGCGGTACCAGCATGATGTCGTGCTGCTGCATGAAGGCCGCCGCCGACTCCACGAAGCCGTGCACCGTCACGCCGGGCAGCTGCAGCTCGCGGAAGCGGGCCGGCATCTGCTTGCCGGCCAGGTGCAGCTCCAGGCCCGGGTAGCGGGCCGTGGCCTGGGGCCAGACTTCGCGCAGAAACCAGTCGAGGCCCTCCTGGTTGGGCAGCCAGTCCAGCGAGCCAATCATGAACAAACTGCGAGGCCGGGGCACGATGGCGGCATCCGACTGGAACCGCTCCAGCTCCACGCCGGCCGGGATGAACACCACCGGCTCCGGGCAACTCAGCTGCCGCAGCCGCTGCTGGTCGGCTTCGGTGATGGCCGCCACGGCATCAAACTGGTGCAGCGCGTGGTGCTCGAAGGCCTTGAGGCGGCGGGCCAGCTGCTGCAGGTACCATTTCTTCAGCGGGTTGCCGGCGCGCTGCGCCAGCATTTCCCAGATGGTGTACTCCACGTTGTGGGCGCGCAGCACCACCGGCGGCAGGTGCTTTCCACGCGGCCGGCCGGCCTCGGCCCAGTAGCCGGCGTACCACGCCACAAAGGTGCCTTCCATCTGCACCACATCATAAGGCTCCGCGGCCAGCAGCTCGGCGAGTTTTGCCTTTGCCGCTTCGCTCACAAACCGCTCTACGTTGTAGGGCAGCTCGCTGGAAAGCAGGTTGCGCAGGGCCTTCCAGGGCGAAAGGCGCGTGTCGATGTCTACGGTAACCAGGCGGAAATTGGGGCCGAGGTGGTCGAGGGCGGTGGCGGGCTGGTAGTGCTTGGGCGTGTTGAGTGCCAGCATCGTGACACGGTGGCCGGCCCGCACGAGGCCCGCGGCCACGTCGTACATGGCAATGGCCCCGCCATCAGTGGTAGGAAACGGAACGCGCGGACAAAGCTGCAGAATGTGCACGTAGTGGATATTGGGGTGGTAGAATGGCAGACTGTGGTCCGACGAGTTGCCCGCAGGGCCTCGTCGGACCACTAGTCGTTGGCCGATGCGGGCCGGGTCGTTCAAAGATAGTGGTACTAAGAGGCTCTGCGGGCAACTCGTAGCACCACGCCGGCGGCCGCTGCGGGTGAGGACGTTCAACGTGAACGTTCAACGATAGTGATCCGACGAGGCCCTACGGGCAACTCGTCGGACCACACTGGTTACCTGGCACCGCCCTGCTACGCCTGAAACTGGCGGACCAGGGAGGCAATCTGCTCGTCGGTGCCCAGGAACAGCATCACGTCGCCGGGTTGGGGGATGGTGTCGGCGCTGGGGCTCACCAGCAGCTCGCCGGTATGGTGCTTGAGGCCGATGACGGTGGCGCCGGTGCGCGAGCGGATATCCAGCTCGCGGATGCTGCGGCCACGCCATTCAGGGCGCATTTCGTCGGGGCGCAGCTCCTCGAGGCGCAGCTTGTTGGGGCCCAGGCCAGAAATCATGTCCAGAAAACGGATGACTTCGGGCCGGATGACGAGGTTGGCCATGTGCGAGCCGCCGATTTCGTCGGGCATCACCACCGAGTCGGCGCCGGCGCGCAGCAGCTTGGCTTCGCTGGTTTTGAGGCTGGCGCGGGCAATGATTTTGATGCCCGGGTTCAGCTCGCGGGCCGTCAGGGTCACGAACACGTTGTCGGCATCTTTGGGCAGGGCCGTGATGAGGGCCCGGGCCCGGGAGATGCCGGCCGCCAGCAGGGTTTCGTCGGTGGTGGCGTCGCCGAAAACGGCCAGCACTTTGCCGCCCAGCACTTCCACGGTGCTTTTGAGCAGGGCCTCGCTCTGCTCCACAATCACCACCTGGGCCCCGCTGTCGTGCAGCTCGTGGTAGGCCTTGCTGCCGTTGCGCCCAAAGCCACACACGATGATGTGGTTGGATACATTGCGGATTTCCTGGTCAGTGCGAAGCATTTGAAAGAGGTTGCGCAGCTCGCCATCGAAGATGTAGGTGGTCAGCACCGACACCAGGTAGGCCACCACGAGCAGGTTGAAGAAGATATAAACCGAGACAAACAGCCGCCCGTCCGGCGACAACGGATGCAGCTCGCCAAACCCCACCGTGGAGATGGTAATCATGGTCATGTAGAACGCCTCGAGCAGCGTGAACTTCTCGATCCACATAAACCCCAGCATGCCGCCGCCGAAGCTGACGATGGTGAGCACCACGGCCAGAAAAAACCGACTCAGGTTAAAGCGGTGCCACATTTTTTCAATTAGAAATTGAGAATTAAAAAGTAAGAATTGGTGGCTTGGCGCGGGCGCTCAGGCAGGAGACTCCAACTATTCCAGGCCACGACACCCCCCGACAGCCCCGTCCTCACGGCGCAAGATTCACCGGCAGGGCCAATTTTAAATTTTTAATCCTGAATTTATAATTGAATCAGGCGCCGCGCGGAATGACGGTGCCCAGCAGGTTGGCCAGCTGGTTGTCCATCTGCTTGAGCAGGTGAATGGTTTGCAGGTTTTCCATCATGC
Proteins encoded in this region:
- the proC gene encoding pyrroline-5-carboxylate reductase, whose amino-acid sequence is MTPLRIAILGCGNMGMAFAKAFLHYNLVERADLLLLGRDAAHCQRLDATHQGLPTGLLEAHVGSYDVVMVAVKPQDFNKIAAGLRAVLQPTQVVVSIMAGIPIGRLQRELGHQQVMRAMPNTPALLGLGITGFSAAPEVERSRLHQVENLLNATGRSIFLEDESLLDAVTAVSGSGPAYFYYIVQAMMQAGRELGFSESVAGLLVKQTMLGAYHLLNTSDKSPDELIAAVASKGGTTEAALREFQAGHLAETLKAGMKAAQQRATELAKE
- a CDS encoding DUF3592 domain-containing protein: MHWLVIILLMVLLSRTWLRSFNEALASLKRAIHLKRYGVHKTGEIIGFVERVDEEGDRWFRPIIAFSYQDKQWQFVSELGDGEKGLVGAYVRVIHDPLTPGVAEVDSFMALFGGSVLGLVILATCVVLAVGYVIHELLAQVG
- a CDS encoding glycosyltransferase; translated protein: MKLLVLLSRFPYPLDKGDKLRAYHQLRHLARRHEVCLFALSDEPVTAADRAAVEPLCAGGLHVHYLSRPGIALNMTRALAQGLPLQVGYFHDRTAQGHLDALIRQFQPDHVYCQLIRMAHYLRAHAPQLPMTLDYMDVFSKGMLRRAENAPLWQRPLWLREGRRLRSYEARVFDWFRHHTIISDQDRQLIEHPHRARIQVVLNGIDTQFFQPRATEPTYELLFCGNMSYHPNVDAAVFLAEEILPLVRQLHPEARLMIAGTTPSTRVLALASAAVTVSGRLPDIRDAYAATQVFVAPMRVGTGLQNKLLEAMAMERPCVTTPLANNALRGRPGQDLLVGESAPELAALIIGLLNDPAAAAELGQQGRRFVQEHYDWEAATNKLEALFK
- a CDS encoding glycosyltransferase family 4 protein → MNDPARIGQRLVVRRGPAGNSSDHSLPFYHPNIHYVHILQLCPRVPFPTTDGGAIAMYDVAAGLVRAGHRVTMLALNTPKHYQPATALDHLGPNFRLVTVDIDTRLSPWKALRNLLSSELPYNVERFVSEAAKAKLAELLAAEPYDVVQMEGTFVAWYAGYWAEAGRPRGKHLPPVVLRAHNVEYTIWEMLAQRAGNPLKKWYLQQLARRLKAFEHHALHQFDAVAAITEADQQRLRQLSCPEPVVFIPAGVELERFQSDAAIVPRPRSLFMIGSLDWLPNQEGLDWFLREVWPQATARYPGLELHLAGKQMPARFRELQLPGVTVHGFVESAAAFMQQHDIMLVPLLSGGGMRIKIIEGMAQGKCILSTTLGAEGIHVKDGFDIVVRDTPAAWLDVLGRYYAGELASGLIGQEAARTIRRLYDNRRVVESFVDLYSVVRQRRAETV
- a CDS encoding potassium channel family protein, which encodes MWHRFNLSRFFLAVVLTIVSFGGGMLGFMWIEKFTLLEAFYMTMITISTVGFGELHPLSPDGRLFVSVYIFFNLLVVAYLVSVLTTYIFDGELRNLFQMLRTDQEIRNVSNHIIVCGFGRNGSKAYHELHDSGAQVVIVEQSEALLKSTVEVLGGKVLAVFGDATTDETLLAAGISRARALITALPKDADNVFVTLTARELNPGIKIIARASLKTSEAKLLRAGADSVVMPDEIGGSHMANLVIRPEVIRFLDMISGLGPNKLRLEELRPDEMRPEWRGRSIRELDIRSRTGATVIGLKHHTGELLVSPSADTIPQPGDVMLFLGTDEQIASLVRQFQA